GCAAAGTCGCGCTGCTGTGCGGGGTCGCTCCGCATGTCATACAGTTCCAGGGGCTTCGTCCCGCGCGGGTTGCCCGGATTGGCCTGGATAAGCGCGTGGTCCCTGCCGCGCAGCGACTGGAGCACGTTGTTCTCGAAGTCGTTCTCGGCATACGAGTGGTGTATGTCCGCATTGGCGGGGTTGCCGTCCGCGCCGAAAAGGGACTGGCCCTGCATGCCCGGGTCCGGGGGCAGCCCGGCGAAATGCAGCATCGTCGGCGCAAGGTCCACCAGCCGGGCGAAGTCATTATTTTCCAGGCCCGCGCGGGCGCCGCCGGGCAGTTTCACGATGAGGGGGACCCGCAGCAGCTCCTCGTAGAGCGTCTGGCCGTGCCACCATCCCCCGTGATCATAAAATTCCTCGCCGTGGTCCGACACAAACACCACCAGGGTATTGTCCCACAGTCCGCGCTCGCGCAGCCCCTCGAAAAGCGCGCCCAGATGCCGGTCCATGTATTCCACCTCGGAGGCGTAGGCCCGTTTCATGGGCTCCAGAAACTTGTCCGGGTCGGGACGCTCCATGCGGGCGCGGGCATAACCCACGCCGGGCCGGGCATGGTCCATGAACGGGTCATGGGTGTCCATGTAGTGGACATACAGGTAAAAGGGCCGGTCTTTGGGCCGTTTTGGCCCGTCCAGCCAGTTGAGGGCGGTGCGTGTGACCGACTCGGCGGGCTGGTAAAAATTCGCAATGCGGAGTTTGCCGCCGCGCAGTTTGCCCTCAACGGCGAGATAGACCCGGCGCATCACCTGGTAGAGGGACAGGTGCGCGCCGGAGGCGGGCGCGCCCAGCAGAATGTCCGGTTTCAGGTCCACATAATCCGAAAAGCCCCGGTTGAACCCGAACAGCGCCATTGTGTTGGGGTTGTTGGAGAATCCCTGGGCGTGGTAGCCCGCCTGCGAGAGGATTCCGGCCAGGGTCGGCACCTCGGGGGAGATGACGGCGGTTTTTGTGGTGGCCTTGTGCCCCTCGGGATAGCGGCCCGTGAACATGGTGCCAAATGAGGGCTTCGTCCATGACGCCTGGGAGAAGGACTCCTTGAAAAGGACGGACTCGCCCGCAAAGGCGTCCAACGCGGGGGTCTTGGCCGGAGACTGCGGGTTGTACCGCCCAAGGTGGTCCGCCCGGAGCGCGTCCGCCGCGCAGAGGATGATGTTTGGCCCGGCGGCGGCGGGCGCCGCAGGGGCCGCAGCCTCCGGCGCACTGGCCAGCAGGGGGGAGAGGGCCGCGCCGAAACCGATGAGCAACAGCCAGACCGCCACCCCGAGGACAAAGAGCGGCGCGGGCCGGTTGCGCGTCATGCGCCCGGCAATCACCGCCTTGATATAAGCGGAAAATCCAAACACGAGGGCGGTTCCCCCGGCCAGCCCCGCAAGAAGCAGCAGGTCGCGCGGAGTCAGGCCGTGGCCGGAGAGCACATCGCGCTGGTAGCGGTACAGGGCGATGACCAGACCGCCGACGGCATAAGTCGCCGCCACGGACAGCGCGAAGGAGACGCGCCAGGAGGGGAAGCGGTCCAAAAGCAGGCAGAGGAAGACCAGGCCCAGCCCAACGGCGCCGCCGGCGGCGGCAAACAGGACACCGTAGGCCAGAGGCCCCCACCAGAACAGGCCCATTTCCTCCATGCCGCCCAGCCGCTGCCAAATCCACAGCCCCTCGAACAGGGCGATGGTGGCGCCCGCCAGCGCGCCCCCGAACTTGCAGGCCGTGATGGTGGTGAATATATGCCGGCGGTAACGCGCGGTCTGCTCCGGAGTCAACGCCGCGCCCCCGCCCATGCCCATCCCGCCCGAAGTGCGGCGGAACTCCTCTATGTCGCGCCGGACGGCGGCGGGGTCCGCCCGCCCGCCCATCAGCAGCAGCGGAACACTGAGCAGGAAGGGGACCAGTTCTCCGGCCCAGAGCTCGAGGTGGCCGCCGAGGATGGCCGTGGCGTGCCCCGCCGTGGCGCCCAGCACGAGGCCGAAGGCCAGTTCGCGCACGCCGATGCCGGAGATGGTGAAGGCCAGCACGGACGCCGTGATGAGCAGCGGGCCGACGAAGAAAATGTCCGCCACGGAGGCGTTCTCGGCGCGGATGGCCATGAAGGTGAAGATGAAGGTGGTGCAGGTGCCCAGATGCACGCCCACACCGCAGGCAAGGGCGGTCAGGAGCGACCCGCGCGACCCGGAATAGGCCGTGACGGCGTCACCGAGGCGGTTCACCAGCCGCCGCAGGCGGCCCGGCACGGGCAGCACGGCCGCCAGCACCTGGATGACGCGGGGGTTCAGCAGGAGCAGGAGACTGCCCGCCACCCCGGCGAGCAGGCAGGCCATGATGACGGCCAGCAGGGGGATGTTGATGTTCAGGTAGCGGAAACCCAGGGGAAAGGTGGTGAAGACCAGGAAGGCCAGGGCGATGATGCCCGTGAGCTTCTCCACGGCGATGACC
This portion of the Candidatus Hydrogenedentota bacterium genome encodes:
- a CDS encoding sulfatase-like hydrolase/transferase — encoded protein: MFSKKTLFFSLKLAVIAVLFAAVFKPEWLGLGAGLFGGVRPVDILLEMRRVSSAGLGEFIFWMACATGVKLLGISCGILRWKLLLRGQGLRMPLRLMAYQWFMGRAIGLILPGTIGLDGFRLVESSRHTGDPVKCATVIAVEKLTGIIALAFLVFTTFPLGFRYLNINIPLLAVIMACLLAGVAGSLLLLLNPRVIQVLAAVLPVPGRLRRLVNRLGDAVTAYSGSRGSLLTALACGVGVHLGTCTTFIFTFMAIRAENASVADIFFVGPLLITASVLAFTISGIGVRELAFGLVLGATAGHATAILGGHLELWAGELVPFLLSVPLLLMGGRADPAAVRRDIEEFRRTSGGMGMGGGAALTPEQTARYRRHIFTTITACKFGGALAGATIALFEGLWIWQRLGGMEEMGLFWWGPLAYGVLFAAAGGAVGLGLVFLCLLLDRFPSWRVSFALSVAATYAVGGLVIALYRYQRDVLSGHGLTPRDLLLLAGLAGGTALVFGFSAYIKAVIAGRMTRNRPAPLFVLGVAVWLLLIGFGAALSPLLASAPEAAAPAAPAAAGPNIILCAADALRADHLGRYNPQSPAKTPALDAFAGESVLFKESFSQASWTKPSFGTMFTGRYPEGHKATTKTAVISPEVPTLAGILSQAGYHAQGFSNNPNTMALFGFNRGFSDYVDLKPDILLGAPASGAHLSLYQVMRRVYLAVEGKLRGGKLRIANFYQPAESVTRTALNWLDGPKRPKDRPFYLYVHYMDTHDPFMDHARPGVGYARARMERPDPDKFLEPMKRAYASEVEYMDRHLGALFEGLRERGLWDNTLVVFVSDHGEEFYDHGGWWHGQTLYEELLRVPLIVKLPGGARAGLENNDFARLVDLAPTMLHFAGLPPDPGMQGQSLFGADGNPANADIHHSYAENDFENNVLQSLRGRDHALIQANPGNPRGTKPLELYDMRSDPAQQRDFANDAGFSAVLGTLKTLLERYRREILENAPQPGADAELSTEEREQLESIGYAG